Proteins co-encoded in one Nicotiana sylvestris chromosome 7, ASM39365v2, whole genome shotgun sequence genomic window:
- the LOC104248626 gene encoding uncharacterized protein isoform X2 — MQDQVMALKQRGIEADYLSSAQTDRGVQTNAELGHYDVLYMTPEKACALPNSFWSRLLKAGMCLLAVDEAHCISEWGHDFRVEYKQLDKLRNVLLNVPFVGLTATATEKVRSDIMNSLQMKDPHVAIGSFDRKNLFYGVKSFSRSSQFVDQLVEEISKYVDNANSTIIYCTTVKDTEEIFKSLHEAGIKAGIYHGQMANKAREESHRSFIRDEFYVMVATVAFGMGIDKPNIRYVIHYGCPKSLESYYQESGRCGRDGIPSVCWLYYTRSDFTKADFYSAEARSAAQRKAIMEAFSAAQHYCMLSTCRRKYLLDYFADEYDHDDCGNCDICTSSMKEKDLSREAFLLMACIQSCGGRWGLNLPIGILRGSRTKKIVDAQFDKLPFHGLGKELSANWWKGLAYQLISRDYLVETFKDMYKTVSVSEKGLQFLRSSNPDHQPPLFLPETPEMDLHEKNRDTPNEVSEINGLASKEFEGVSQAETQLYKMLIEERIKLARATGTAPYAVCGDQTLKRISLTRPSTKARLANIDGVNQHFIKLYGDNFLQSIKRLSEACNLSLDGDSSSQTSVPSKIVTVPSNKKLTPAKFEAWKMWHEDGLTFKEIANFPGRAAAIKEQTVLEYILEAAREGCKMNWTRFCEETGLTRETFLSIQNAVSKVGKEKLKPIKTELPEEVSYGQIKAYLTMQEAGVSAEVFSSNYERSCNGDECLNEIPDILQSVPSDVQGDDGVVEAPVVTGTKGASPGKTEGAESHLLTETNRKEAASSEGDLLIPTKRQRIEAAEVKSFRTLDATEESILSWLKNFDDGVTLSDLLEHFNGATEKSLFDLLSYLEGEFLIYRKNNLYQLM; from the exons ATGCAAGATCAG GTGATGGCATTGAAACAAAGGGGGATTGAAGCTGATTATCTTTCAAGTGCTCAGACTGATCGTGGGGTGCAGACAAATGCTGAGTTGGGTCACTATGACGTTCTGTATATGACTCCGGAAAAGGCTTGTGCGCTCCCTAACAG TTTCTGGTCAAGATTGTTGAAAGCTGGGATGTGTCTCTTGGCTGTTGATGAAGCACACTGCATTTCAGAATGGGGTCACGATTTCAG GGTAGAGTATAAACAGTTAGACAAGCTGCGTAATGTTCTTTTGAATGTTCCATTTGTTGGCTTAACAGCAACTGCTACAGAAAA AGTTCGGAGTGACATTATGAACTCCTTGCAGATGAAAGACCCTCATGTTGCTATTGGCTCATTTGATCGCAAAAATCTTTTCTATGGAGTCAAATCTTTTAGTCGTAGTTCTCAATTTGTTGATCAGCTGGTGGAGGAGATCTCTAAATATGTGGATAACGCAAATTCAACAATAATATATTGTACAACTGTCAAAGACACTGAAGAG ATCTTCAAATCACTTCATGAGGCAGGAATCAAAGCTGGAATCTACCATGGGCAAATGGCTAATAAAGCACGTGAGGAGTCTCATAG GTCATTTATCAGAGATGAATTCTATGTCATGGTTGCAACTGTTGCTTTTGGCATGGGTATAGATAAACCAAACATAAGGTATGTGATACACTACGGCTGCCCAAAGAGTCTGGAGTCTTACTACCAGGAAAGTGGACGATGCGGCAGAGATGGTATTCCTTCAGTTTGCTGGCTTTACTACACAAGAAGTGACTTCACAAAAGCTGATTTCTACTCTGCAGAAGCTCGTTCA GCAGCTCAAAGAAAAGCTATTATGGAAGCATTTTCTGCTGCACAACATTATTGCATGCTGTCAACTTGTAGACGAAAATATTTGTTGGATTACTTTGCTGATGAGTATGACCATGATGATTGTG GAAACTGTGATATTTGCACTAGCTCAATGAAGGAAAAGGACTTGTCCCGAGAAGCATTTCTTCTTATGGCCTGTATTCAGTCATGTGGAGGCCGTTGGGGCTTGAATCTGCCCATAGGCATTCTTCGTGGATCTCGA ACCAAGAAAATTGTTGACGCTCAGTTTGATAAGCTTCCATTTCATGGTCTTGGGAAGGAGCTATCTGCAAATTGGTGGAAGGGACTGGCTTACCAATTGATTTCACGTG ATTATTTGGTAGAAACCTTCAAAGATATGTACAAAACTGTGAG TGTCAGTGAAAAGGGTTTGCAGTTTCTAAGATCAAGTAACCCTGATCATCAACCTCCACTGTTTTTGCCGGAGACTCCTGAAATGGATCTTCATGAGAAAAATAGAGATACACCCAATGAAGTGAGTGAAATCAATGGTTTGGCTTCAAAGGAATTTGAAGGAGTTTCACAA GCTGAAACTCAATTGTACAAAATGCTTATAGAAGAGAGAATTAAGCTTGCCAGAGCTACTGGAACTGCTCC GTATGCAGTCTGTGGAGACCAAACATTGAAAAGGATAAGCTTGACCAGGCCTTCTACAAAAGCAAGACTAGCTAATATAGATGGTGTAAACCAG CATTTCATAAAACTGTATGGGGATAATTTTCTTCAAAGCATTAAGCGTCTATCAGAAGCTTGCAATCTTTCTTTGGATGGGGATTCAAGCAGTCAAACCTCTGTTCCCAGTAAGATTGTCACGGTTCCAAGCAATAAAAAATTAACACCAGCAAAATTTGAAGCATGGAAGATGTGGCATGAGGATGGTCTTACGTTCAAAGAAATTGCT AATTTTCCTGGTAGAGCAGCAGCAATAAAGGAACAAACTGTGCTAGAGTATATACTCGAAGCTGCACGAGAGGGATGCAAAATGAATTGGACCAGGTTTTGTGAGGAGACTGGGTTGACAAGAGAGACATTCTTGAGTATCCAGAATGCTGTCTCAAAAGTTGGTAAAGAAAAATTGAAGCCCATCAAAACTGAGTTACCAGAAGAG GTAAGTTATGGTCAGATAAAGGCATACTTGACGATGCAAGAGGCAGGAGTATCAGCTGAAGTATTTTCATCCAATTATGAGCGAAGTTGCAATGGAGATGAATGCTTGAATGAAATACCAGATATACTACAGAGCGTTCCATCTGACGTGCAGGGAGATGATGGCGTAGTTGAAGCACCTGTTGTCACTGGTACAAAGGGTGCTTCTCCTGGGAAGACTGAAGGAGCAGAATCTCATCTCCTGACTGAGACGAACAGGAAAGAAGCTGCATCCAGTGAAGGTGATTTGCTCATTCCTACAAAACGCCAAAGGATCGAAGCAGCAGAAGTCAAAAGTTTTAGGACTCTGGATGCCACAGAAGAATCCATATTGAGCTGGCTCAAGAACTTTGATGATGGG GTCACCCTTTCTGATCTTTTGGAGCACTTCAACGGGGCCACTGAAAAATCTTTATTCGATCTGCTTAGTTACCTTGAAGGTGAGTTTTTGATTTATAGGAAGAACAACCTATACCAGCTTATGTAA
- the LOC104248626 gene encoding uncharacterized protein isoform X1, producing the protein MARKEKAQAHTSGYLYQIFPVARKVKNPTEEVDDDSLLFLLRPPTITPNKEMHSTLKKYFGYTEFRPYQKEIIEKILDGKDCLVVMATGSGKSLCYQVPPLISEKTALVISPLISLMQDQVMALKQRGIEADYLSSAQTDRGVQTNAELGHYDVLYMTPEKACALPNSFWSRLLKAGMCLLAVDEAHCISEWGHDFRVEYKQLDKLRNVLLNVPFVGLTATATEKVRSDIMNSLQMKDPHVAIGSFDRKNLFYGVKSFSRSSQFVDQLVEEISKYVDNANSTIIYCTTVKDTEEIFKSLHEAGIKAGIYHGQMANKAREESHRSFIRDEFYVMVATVAFGMGIDKPNIRYVIHYGCPKSLESYYQESGRCGRDGIPSVCWLYYTRSDFTKADFYSAEARSAAQRKAIMEAFSAAQHYCMLSTCRRKYLLDYFADEYDHDDCGNCDICTSSMKEKDLSREAFLLMACIQSCGGRWGLNLPIGILRGSRTKKIVDAQFDKLPFHGLGKELSANWWKGLAYQLISRDYLVETFKDMYKTVSVSEKGLQFLRSSNPDHQPPLFLPETPEMDLHEKNRDTPNEVSEINGLASKEFEGVSQAETQLYKMLIEERIKLARATGTAPYAVCGDQTLKRISLTRPSTKARLANIDGVNQHFIKLYGDNFLQSIKRLSEACNLSLDGDSSSQTSVPSKIVTVPSNKKLTPAKFEAWKMWHEDGLTFKEIANFPGRAAAIKEQTVLEYILEAAREGCKMNWTRFCEETGLTRETFLSIQNAVSKVGKEKLKPIKTELPEEVSYGQIKAYLTMQEAGVSAEVFSSNYERSCNGDECLNEIPDILQSVPSDVQGDDGVVEAPVVTGTKGASPGKTEGAESHLLTETNRKEAASSEGDLLIPTKRQRIEAAEVKSFRTLDATEESILSWLKNFDDGVTLSDLLEHFNGATEKSLFDLLSYLEGEFLIYRKNNLYQLM; encoded by the exons ATGGCGCGAAAAGAGAAGGCCCAAGCTCACACTTCGGGGTACTTGTACCAAATATTCCCAGTTGCCCGCAAAGTAAAAAATCCCACTGAGGAAGTTGACGACGATTCGCTCCTCTTCCTCTTACGGCCTCCGACGATAACGCCAAACAAAGAAATGCATTCGACTCTTAag AAATATTTTGGGTACACAGAGTTTCGACCTTATCAGAAGGAGATTATAGAGAAAATTTTAGATGGAAAGGACTGTTTGGTGGTAATGGCCACCGGTAGTGGCAAGTCATTGTG CTATCAGGTTCCCCCATTGATCTCCGAAAAGACTGCTTTAGTTATAAGTCCTCTCATTTCTTTGATGCAAGATCAG GTGATGGCATTGAAACAAAGGGGGATTGAAGCTGATTATCTTTCAAGTGCTCAGACTGATCGTGGGGTGCAGACAAATGCTGAGTTGGGTCACTATGACGTTCTGTATATGACTCCGGAAAAGGCTTGTGCGCTCCCTAACAG TTTCTGGTCAAGATTGTTGAAAGCTGGGATGTGTCTCTTGGCTGTTGATGAAGCACACTGCATTTCAGAATGGGGTCACGATTTCAG GGTAGAGTATAAACAGTTAGACAAGCTGCGTAATGTTCTTTTGAATGTTCCATTTGTTGGCTTAACAGCAACTGCTACAGAAAA AGTTCGGAGTGACATTATGAACTCCTTGCAGATGAAAGACCCTCATGTTGCTATTGGCTCATTTGATCGCAAAAATCTTTTCTATGGAGTCAAATCTTTTAGTCGTAGTTCTCAATTTGTTGATCAGCTGGTGGAGGAGATCTCTAAATATGTGGATAACGCAAATTCAACAATAATATATTGTACAACTGTCAAAGACACTGAAGAG ATCTTCAAATCACTTCATGAGGCAGGAATCAAAGCTGGAATCTACCATGGGCAAATGGCTAATAAAGCACGTGAGGAGTCTCATAG GTCATTTATCAGAGATGAATTCTATGTCATGGTTGCAACTGTTGCTTTTGGCATGGGTATAGATAAACCAAACATAAGGTATGTGATACACTACGGCTGCCCAAAGAGTCTGGAGTCTTACTACCAGGAAAGTGGACGATGCGGCAGAGATGGTATTCCTTCAGTTTGCTGGCTTTACTACACAAGAAGTGACTTCACAAAAGCTGATTTCTACTCTGCAGAAGCTCGTTCA GCAGCTCAAAGAAAAGCTATTATGGAAGCATTTTCTGCTGCACAACATTATTGCATGCTGTCAACTTGTAGACGAAAATATTTGTTGGATTACTTTGCTGATGAGTATGACCATGATGATTGTG GAAACTGTGATATTTGCACTAGCTCAATGAAGGAAAAGGACTTGTCCCGAGAAGCATTTCTTCTTATGGCCTGTATTCAGTCATGTGGAGGCCGTTGGGGCTTGAATCTGCCCATAGGCATTCTTCGTGGATCTCGA ACCAAGAAAATTGTTGACGCTCAGTTTGATAAGCTTCCATTTCATGGTCTTGGGAAGGAGCTATCTGCAAATTGGTGGAAGGGACTGGCTTACCAATTGATTTCACGTG ATTATTTGGTAGAAACCTTCAAAGATATGTACAAAACTGTGAG TGTCAGTGAAAAGGGTTTGCAGTTTCTAAGATCAAGTAACCCTGATCATCAACCTCCACTGTTTTTGCCGGAGACTCCTGAAATGGATCTTCATGAGAAAAATAGAGATACACCCAATGAAGTGAGTGAAATCAATGGTTTGGCTTCAAAGGAATTTGAAGGAGTTTCACAA GCTGAAACTCAATTGTACAAAATGCTTATAGAAGAGAGAATTAAGCTTGCCAGAGCTACTGGAACTGCTCC GTATGCAGTCTGTGGAGACCAAACATTGAAAAGGATAAGCTTGACCAGGCCTTCTACAAAAGCAAGACTAGCTAATATAGATGGTGTAAACCAG CATTTCATAAAACTGTATGGGGATAATTTTCTTCAAAGCATTAAGCGTCTATCAGAAGCTTGCAATCTTTCTTTGGATGGGGATTCAAGCAGTCAAACCTCTGTTCCCAGTAAGATTGTCACGGTTCCAAGCAATAAAAAATTAACACCAGCAAAATTTGAAGCATGGAAGATGTGGCATGAGGATGGTCTTACGTTCAAAGAAATTGCT AATTTTCCTGGTAGAGCAGCAGCAATAAAGGAACAAACTGTGCTAGAGTATATACTCGAAGCTGCACGAGAGGGATGCAAAATGAATTGGACCAGGTTTTGTGAGGAGACTGGGTTGACAAGAGAGACATTCTTGAGTATCCAGAATGCTGTCTCAAAAGTTGGTAAAGAAAAATTGAAGCCCATCAAAACTGAGTTACCAGAAGAG GTAAGTTATGGTCAGATAAAGGCATACTTGACGATGCAAGAGGCAGGAGTATCAGCTGAAGTATTTTCATCCAATTATGAGCGAAGTTGCAATGGAGATGAATGCTTGAATGAAATACCAGATATACTACAGAGCGTTCCATCTGACGTGCAGGGAGATGATGGCGTAGTTGAAGCACCTGTTGTCACTGGTACAAAGGGTGCTTCTCCTGGGAAGACTGAAGGAGCAGAATCTCATCTCCTGACTGAGACGAACAGGAAAGAAGCTGCATCCAGTGAAGGTGATTTGCTCATTCCTACAAAACGCCAAAGGATCGAAGCAGCAGAAGTCAAAAGTTTTAGGACTCTGGATGCCACAGAAGAATCCATATTGAGCTGGCTCAAGAACTTTGATGATGGG GTCACCCTTTCTGATCTTTTGGAGCACTTCAACGGGGCCACTGAAAAATCTTTATTCGATCTGCTTAGTTACCTTGAAGGTGAGTTTTTGATTTATAGGAAGAACAACCTATACCAGCTTATGTAA